Proteins co-encoded in one Thermodesulfobacteriota bacterium genomic window:
- a CDS encoding indolepyruvate oxidoreductase subunit beta, producing the protein MNIQMIISGVGGQGVLLVTRIISDYVLREGYSLIGSEDHGMSQRGGSVITYLKIGDFNSPLVKKGSADFLLSLEKSEALKTLHYLRPSSNGQAGGIGFINAPDPHYMKEPIRNYLRENGIEIYIFSADRIAVEMGSVQSTNIALMGFASAHPRFPFKPEKLRESIDRITPPKFKEISLKIFDRGLAEGVKLIQL; encoded by the coding sequence ATGAACATCCAGATGATCATTTCCGGCGTGGGAGGGCAGGGTGTCCTTTTGGTGACCCGGATCATCTCCGATTACGTCCTCCGGGAGGGCTACTCCCTTATCGGTTCCGAAGACCACGGGATGAGCCAGCGGGGAGGCTCGGTCATCACCTACCTGAAGATCGGAGACTTCAACAGCCCCCTGGTCAAGAAGGGAAGCGCGGACTTTCTTCTCTCCCTTGAGAAGAGCGAGGCCTTAAAGACCCTTCATTATCTTCGACCTTCTTCGAACGGCCAGGCCGGAGGCATCGGCTTCATCAACGCCCCGGACCCCCATTACATGAAGGAGCCGATCCGAAACTACCTGAGGGAGAACGGGATCGAGATCTATATCTTCTCCGCCGACCGCATCGCCGTCGAGATGGGCTCGGTCCAGTCTACCAACATCGCCCTGATGGGCTTTGCCTCGGCCCACCCCAGATTTCCCTTCAAACCCGAGAAGTTGAGAGAATCGATCGATCGCATCACCCCGCCCAAATTCAAAGAGATCAGCTTGAAGATCTTCGACCGGGGCTTGGCCGAAGGCGTAAAGCTCATTCAGTTGTGA
- a CDS encoding alpha/beta hydrolase, giving the protein MAVIDVGGRRISYWAGRKGVLEGRTCLLFIHGAGGGQYTWSFQKAFFEREFNPIILELSGHGDSEGDGEQEIGRYAEQAYRFLKALDLPKPFLVGHSMGGAIVQTMALRYPEAIGGIVLVGTGARLRVLPEILQGIREDYEAAVRRINELAFSPKAPAHLVEQGLTGMRRCRPEVVHGDFTACDRFDLMREVERINLPTLILCGDEDRLTPVKYSQFLHQRIKGSRLEIIPGAGHMVMMEAPSIFNEKVREFVQNPIPSESE; this is encoded by the coding sequence GTCGGGGGAAGGAGGATCAGTTACTGGGCGGGAAGGAAAGGGGTTCTGGAGGGGAGGACCTGCCTCCTCTTCATCCACGGAGCAGGAGGCGGACAGTATACCTGGAGTTTCCAGAAGGCTTTTTTTGAGAGGGAATTCAACCCGATCATCCTCGAGCTTTCGGGCCATGGAGATTCGGAAGGCGACGGGGAGCAAGAGATCGGACGTTATGCAGAACAGGCCTACCGTTTTTTGAAGGCCCTGGATCTACCGAAGCCCTTTCTGGTCGGCCACTCGATGGGAGGCGCAATCGTCCAGACGATGGCCCTGAGGTATCCCGAAGCGATCGGAGGGATCGTCCTGGTTGGGACCGGGGCAAGGCTCCGGGTCCTCCCGGAGATCCTCCAGGGGATTCGAGAGGATTACGAGGCGGCGGTACGAAGGATCAACGAACTCGCCTTCTCCCCGAAGGCGCCTGCCCATCTGGTCGAACAGGGCCTGACGGGGATGAGGCGCTGCCGGCCCGAGGTCGTCCATGGGGACTTTACGGCCTGCGATCGGTTCGACCTCATGAGGGAAGTGGAGAGGATCAACCTGCCCACCCTGATCCTCTGCGGGGATGAGGACCGGTTGACCCCCGTGAAATATTCCCAATTCCTCCATCAACGCATCAAAGGTTCGAGGCTGGAGATCATCCCTGGGGCGGGCCATATGGTGATGATGGAGGCCCCCTCGATCTTCAACGAGAAGGTCAGGGAGTTTGTCCAAAACCCCATCCCTTCCGAATCTGAATAG